The DNA segment CAAACCTCCATCTTACGGTGAAATTCCTCGGGGAGGTCGATCCGGCGCAGGTCGATCCGGTTGTCGAGGCGCTCCGGGCCGTCCACGCCGACCCCTTCAGCCTGACGGTCGGGTACGCGGTCTGCAATCCGCCGCGGAAGCCGCGGGTGATCTGGTGCGATGTCACGGACGGCGGGGAGAGCGCCGTCCTCGCCCGGCAGGTGGATGCACTCCTTGCGCCGCTCGGGTTCCCCCGGGAGACGCGTCCTTTCCGCCCTCACGTGACCCTTGCCCGGGTAAAAGAGTTCCACCCCTCGCAGTGCCGGGAGGCGGCATCCACCCCGCGCGAACCGCTCGGGACCTGCCGGGTGACAGGCATCAAACTCAAGAAGAGCACGCTGACGCCCCGCGGTTCGATCTACGAAGACCTTGCGGAGGTCGTGTTTTGACCCGGTGCCCCTGCGAGGAAGAGGTGCTCAACAGGATCCGCCCCACGCCAGAAGAGCGGACCTACGTCCGTACGATGGGACAGCAACTGATCGAGGCGGTGGAGCGTTCGGGAAAGGCGAAGGCGATGATGGTGGGCTCGGTCGCCCGCGACACCTTCGTCCGCGGCGACCGGGATCTCGATATATTCATGCTCTTCGATCCCGCTCTCTCCCGGGAGGAACTGCAGGAGCAGGGTCTGTCCCTCGCGCACCGGATCGCGGAGGAGTTCGGTGCGACCTGGCGCGAGAAGTACGCGGAGCACCCTTACGTCAACGCGACGATCGATTCGCTGGACATCGATCTCGTCCCCTGCTACGCCGTCGCGAGCGCCACCGAGATCAAGAGCGCCGTGGACCGGACGCCGTTTCACACCCGCTATATCCTCGGCCACATCGGCGGCTACGCCGACGACGTCCTCCTCTTCAAACAGTTCGCGAAGTCGGGCGGGGTCTACGGCTCGGATCACATGACCGAAGGGTTCTCCGGCTACCTCTGCGAGATCCTGACGATCCACTACGGGGGGTTCCACCCGCTTCTTCGCGCCGCCGCCTGCTGGAAGCCCGGAGAGGTGATCGACATCGAGAGACACGGGACGAAGGAGTTCGAGGATCCGCTCGTCGTCATCGATCCGGTCGACCCGGAAAGAAACGTGGCGGCGGCGCTCTCGCTCTCGCGGATGTTCGAGTTCGTGGAACTCGCCCGCGGCTACCTCGCCGAGCCGTCGGAAGCGTTCTTCT comes from the Methanoculleus marisnigri JR1 genome and includes:
- the thpR gene encoding RNA 2',3'-cyclic phosphodiesterase, with translation MVRTFVAIDLPEEIRERARESQEILRRSSGRLAIVDPANLHLTVKFLGEVDPAQVDPVVEALRAVHADPFSLTVGYAVCNPPRKPRVIWCDVTDGGESAVLARQVDALLAPLGFPRETRPFRPHVTLARVKEFHPSQCREAASTPREPLGTCRVTGIKLKKSTLTPRGSIYEDLAEVVF
- the cca gene encoding CCA tRNA nucleotidyltransferase, with the translated sequence MTRCPCEEEVLNRIRPTPEERTYVRTMGQQLIEAVERSGKAKAMMVGSVARDTFVRGDRDLDIFMLFDPALSREELQEQGLSLAHRIAEEFGATWREKYAEHPYVNATIDSLDIDLVPCYAVASATEIKSAVDRTPFHTRYILGHIGGYADDVLLFKQFAKSGGVYGSDHMTEGFSGYLCEILTIHYGGFHPLLRAAACWKPGEVIDIERHGTKEFEDPLVVIDPVDPERNVAAALSLSRMFEFVELARGYLAEPSEAFFCRPPSPPLTREIFARLLSARGTHLFSIAFATPEYTPDTVVPQLRKSAESIRELLERSGFPVNRIDVCMGKERCMLLFELMADTVPVVRRHIGPPLSTRENAEKFLAKYVREEVFAGPYVEDGRYVVEVPRTFTRAVDLLRSKTLLDVALGKHVRRSMKQGWTVKAGAECWDEEFAVFVSRFLDRASPVVRIKRLTGK